One Candidatus Caldatribacterium sp. genomic window, TCCCGGAAGACTCTGGGCAAGAGAGAGGATTTCAAGGAAGGCCTCTTCGGAGAGGAGTTTGTGCTTTTCCACGAGTTCTCTCCGGATGAGGGGAATCATGGCGTATCCCCCTCCCCAGGTGAGGGCTCCGATTTTAAAGAAAATGGAGAAGAGGAGAAGTGGCAAGGGTCTTTGCTCAGCCATTACCGGGGAACTCTCTCTGGATTTCCTGGGCCTTCGATTCCACGAGTTTCCGCAGGGATTCCTTGTACTGCCGTACCCGTTCCCGGATTTCGGGGTACTTGATGCCCAGGATTTCTGCGGCGAGTATCCCCGCGTTGCGGGCACCGTTTATGGCCACCGTGGCCACCGGGACTCCTGGGGGCATCTGGACGATGGAAAGGAGCGAGTCAAGTCCCTGCAAGGCAGCGCTTTTCACGGGAACACCAATGACCGGAAGAACGGTTATAGATGCCACCATCCCGGGGAGGTGGGCTGCTCCTCCGGCTCCGGCGATGATGACCTCGATCCCTCGCTCCTCTGCCTCCCTGGCGTACCGGAACATACGCTCGGGAGTGCGGTGCGCTGAAACGATGGTCATTTCATAACTCACACCGAGTTCTTCAAGGATTTTTGCCGCCTCCTCCATGACCGGGAGGTCCGAATCACTCCCCATGATGATGCCGACTCGAGGCATGGCTCTGCTCCTTTCTTCCCCGAATCTTGAGGACTTCTTTGACCTTGAGGGCTTTAGCAAGCGCCCCCTCAAGAGTTTCATCGACTACCGTCACATGTCCCATCTTCCGGAAAGGACGGGTTTCCCACTTCCCGTAAAAGTGGAAAGAGACCCCCTCGATGGCCAGGGCTTCTTCAAGACCTTCAACAAACGGTGGGCCGCTTTCTCCTTCTTCCCCTAAGAGGTTCACCATGACGGCAGGGGTAAGGAGCTTCGTCGACCCTAAGGGGAGCCCAAGAATCGCCCGCAGGTGCTCCTCAAATTGAGACGTGACACAGGCTTCAATGGTGAAGTGCCCTGAGTTGTGCGGTCGGGGGGCAATCTCGTTCACAAAGATTTCCCCCTTTTTGGTGAGGAACATCTCGATGGCAAAGATTCCGACCCCATCCAGGACCTCCACGCACCGAAGGCCCAGGGACTTCGCTTTTTCGGCGATGTCCTCAGGAATTCGGGCTGGAGCAAGGACGAGGTCGCAGATGTGCGCCCGGGGCTCAAAAATCATCTCCACCACCGGGTACACCCGGGTTTCTCCGGTGATGCTGCGGGCAACAAGGACCGCAAGTTCCTTCTCAATCGGTATGTAAGTCTCAAGGAAAGAGGGTCCCTGGAGGCGCTTTGGGAGGTCCTCCTCACTTTGGAGAACCACCACGCCCCTTCCGTCGTAGCCTCCGAAGCGGGCTTTCTGCACGAGGGGGAAGCCAAAGGCCTGGAAAGCGGAAGGAGTATCCTCTTCAAGGAGGACAAAGTGAGGAACGGGAAGTCTAGCTTCTTTGAGCGTTTTTCGCTGCCTGAACTTATCCTGAATGGTCTCAAGGAGCTCCGGGGAAGGGCGGATTTTCTCTTTCCCCGGGAGGGACTTCAGGAATTTAGTGTTCACATGCTCGATATCGTAGGTGACAACGTCACTTTCCGCGATGAGTTTTGCAAGGCCCTCCTCATCGTAGAATCCTGAAACGATTTCCTCATCCGCCACCTGGGCGGCGGGGGAGGAAGGGGTAGGGTCAAGGACGGTCACGAAAAACCCCATTCTCTTTGCCTCTTGAGTCATCATTTTGGCAAGCTGTCCGCCACCGATAATCCCAAGCCGAAAGAAAGGGAAAGAAAACGCCGGCACCGGAAATCACCGGATTCATTTTACCATGGAGTTTCCCCCTTTTTGGGCGAAGCTTTGGCAAGGTATTTCATCTCTACTTTTTGGAGGTTGAGACGATGTCCTTCGATATCCTGATGGATAGGGCGATGCGAATTCTCGAGAGGGGACTGGATTACTCGATGGTTCGTCAGCGTGTCCTCTCGGAGAACGTGGCCAATGTGGAAACACCTCGCTACAAGAGAAAAGATGTGGATTTCGAGAGCGCCTTCCAGGATGTTCTGAGGAGAGGAGAGGATCTCCCCCTCTCGGTAACCCATCCCAGGCATTTTGGGGGCGATGAGGATGGTACTTCAGGTGTGCATGTTCTTGAGGAAGAGTGCTCGGTGCGTCAGGACCAGTCAGGGGTCGATGTGGAGAAGGAAATGACCATCGTTCTTGAGAATGCCCTGTACTACCAGGCTTTGGCCCGCATGATATCTGACAAAATCGGGCTTTTGAAAACCGTCGTTCGGGAGGTGCGGTAAAATGAAAATCTTCCGGTCCTTTGAAATCAGCGCCTCGGCGCTCACTGCGGAGCGACTTCGCCTGAGCGTTATTGCCACAAACATCGCCAATGCGGAAACCACCCGCACTCCTCAGGGAGGGCCGTATCGCCGAAAGGAAGTGGTGTTTACGCCCCGCGAGGATGGGGGTGTGGAGGTTGCCGCTATTCAAGAGGACACGAGGACTCCCTTCCGCCAGGTGTACGATCCTGCTCATCCCGATGCGAACGCTGAGGGTTTTGTAGAATACCCCAACGTCCTTGTGGTGAACGAAATGGTGGATCTCCTGGCGGCAACTCGGGCGTACGAGGCAAACGTCGCAGCCCTCAACGCCACAAAGAGCATGCTCTCAAGTAGCCTGAACATCGGGCGGTAGGGGGTGAGCATATGGAGGTTTCCCGAATTTCCTCAGGTACCCTTCCTTCCCTTGGGAAGGAGAAGCCCCAGGCTTCCCAGGGTGGTGGCTTTGCCGAGAAACTCTGGCAGGCCCTTGAAGAGGTGAACGAGCTCCAGAAGGAGGCGGATCAAGCGGTTCTTGAAGTTGCTTTAGGAAAAG contains:
- the flgC gene encoding flagellar basal body rod protein FlgC, yielding MKIFRSFEISASALTAERLRLSVIATNIANAETTRTPQGGPYRRKEVVFTPREDGGVEVAAIQEDTRTPFRQVYDPAHPDANAEGFVEYPNVLVVNEMVDLLAATRAYEANVAALNATKSMLSSSLNIGR
- the purE gene encoding 5-(carboxyamino)imidazole ribonucleotide mutase encodes the protein MPRVGIIMGSDSDLPVMEEAAKILEELGVSYEMTIVSAHRTPERMFRYAREAEERGIEVIIAGAGGAAHLPGMVASITVLPVIGVPVKSAALQGLDSLLSIVQMPPGVPVATVAINGARNAGILAAEILGIKYPEIRERVRQYKESLRKLVESKAQEIQREFPGNG
- the flgB gene encoding flagellar basal body rod protein FlgB produces the protein MSFDILMDRAMRILERGLDYSMVRQRVLSENVANVETPRYKRKDVDFESAFQDVLRRGEDLPLSVTHPRHFGGDEDGTSGVHVLEEECSVRQDQSGVDVEKEMTIVLENALYYQALARMISDKIGLLKTVVREVR
- the fliE gene encoding flagellar hook-basal body complex protein FliE; its protein translation is MEVSRISSGTLPSLGKEKPQASQGGGFAEKLWQALEEVNELQKEADQAVLEVALGKEENLHRAIIALERANLALGLAVQVRNKVIEAYQEIMRMQV
- a CDS encoding 5-(carboxyamino)imidazole ribonucleotide synthase translates to MPAFSFPFFRLGIIGGGQLAKMMTQEAKRMGFFVTVLDPTPSSPAAQVADEEIVSGFYDEEGLAKLIAESDVVTYDIEHVNTKFLKSLPGKEKIRPSPELLETIQDKFRQRKTLKEARLPVPHFVLLEEDTPSAFQAFGFPLVQKARFGGYDGRGVVVLQSEEDLPKRLQGPSFLETYIPIEKELAVLVARSITGETRVYPVVEMIFEPRAHICDLVLAPARIPEDIAEKAKSLGLRCVEVLDGVGIFAIEMFLTKKGEIFVNEIAPRPHNSGHFTIEACVTSQFEEHLRAILGLPLGSTKLLTPAVMVNLLGEEGESGPPFVEGLEEALAIEGVSFHFYGKWETRPFRKMGHVTVVDETLEGALAKALKVKEVLKIRGRKEQSHASSRHHHGE